The following DNA comes from Salvia splendens isolate huo1 chromosome 17, SspV2, whole genome shotgun sequence.
GTCACATAAGCggaagaagaagacgaagaaaCTAAGACCACCTCCATCGGTGAATATGGAGGGAGGGTCACAAAATAgaagtaaataaatataattatggaCTAAATAAACCCAACCCCAACTCCACTTCCCGTGTCACCCTGCCGACCGAGGGAGGGCAAGTACACATGGCTATTTCTGATGCAAtattgaagtatttttttttacttttaattattaatttattttagatatattgacacctaatatcacgtaactttcaaaaagttaggtttttcccacgaactttgaaattggcaaataatatcacgaactttacattgagtttgttatttttcaccaatgaaaaaatttcggctatattaatagattgaagaacaaatttggagGGTATGCTCCAAGAAAAACTATGCTCAAAGATTGAAAAATCTTGAAACTCTCGGAGTGGTTGttgaaaaattatgaaaaaaatgatattatttgccggaattttttcattggtgggaaataaTAAACTTAGGGTAAAGTTAGTGATATTATTTGctaatttcaaagttcatgggaaaaacTCAACATTttaaaagtttcatgatattaggggCAAATATccctttattttattatttaatttatttcatgatgtttatatattttttggtattgaaataaatttgaacatatatttatattacaataataaatatataattcttttatttgtgtattttataatGTTGTACTTCAAATATATGAATgtgtaataatttttattacaattaattgatataacttttatatgaattttttaatatatttgaataaagtagtaaaatttatattaattaaaaatatatgaaaaggaaaatatttaatGAGGTTGAGTTGGGTCATTGATGGAGTAAACGTTTAGTAAGTTGGGGGTTGTATAGGTGgatgaaagaaaaaatgaatattttatttaaaagttaattgGGTTGAGTGGGATCAGTGATGAGGATAGTTTAAGAGGGGGGAAAAGGAGAGAGGGCCAAGGTTGTCGCAGCGCAGGACGATGGTGGTGGTTGACTTGAGCTTAGATGATGAAAAGGGAGAGTGACAGGGAAGAAGAATGTTATTTCCCTGATTCATTGTTAATTGagttgtttttctattttgagaaTTTCAAgataattgagttatttttatttttggtaaaatttTATTCACTATGCAATTAACATCCTATTTTTAAACTTTGTATCGAAAAGAAGGGTATCTATTAACAAGAAAATAAACGAAAAGAATATATGGATTTAATAAAAAGATGAATATACATAGACGAGCTTAAATGGGCCGAGACTAATCTTTAATAGGGAATAGACTCAGGCCTTATATGTTGAACCAAAGTGGCCTCATATTACTTCTTTATATAATTGCTAAGTTAGTATTGGGCCATGTCAGTAAACATATTCATTGGGTTTAATCGAATTACATATCCAACATTCTCTATGGTGCGTGGATATTAAATGGGGAGTATATAAATAATCCAATATTTCACTAATGTATAACTAATGAAGcatcaagatcattgatgaAATAATTATTCTCACATGGGCATTAGGTACAGTTTGATAAAAAGCTATGCAGCTTAAACTTGATACATTTTTTATTGATTCAATTCCGTTATGATATGAGAAACCCATGGATTGATCATCTTCATAACTGTTTATTTATTCATGGGTAATGCCCTCAGAAAACAGGACCAGCAGCAAGAATTTCATCAGTGAGCTTGTCGTCCTCGCCAATCTTGTGAGCCACAAATCCTCCAAAGTTGTTCTTGAAAAGCCCACCTAGTTTCAGCAGAGTCTCCTTGTAAGCTTTTTTATCCGTCCACTTCCATTCAACACACCAAACAAATCAGTAATcaacaacacaaaaatattataaacagaAAAAGTTCTATAATTAATCTCACAGTGTTCATGGGCTCCAATATATCTGAAGGCACACCCTCAACCGCAGTTGGAATCTCAAGCCCGAAAACCTCTGTTCGCTTGTATTCCGCCTTTAACAGGCTACCCGAGTGGATCGCATCAATGATCTTGCGAGTGTATGCTAGTTTGATACGGCTCCCAGACCCATATCTGCATGATAAACAAAAGCACCATCAGATTGTAAATTCTTCTGTAAATGACAGCCAGATTGGTTAGTAACTTATAACATTTCTGTACCTTCCACCTGACCAGCCTGTGTTAACTAGCCACCCTGTAGCACCATGCTTCTGCATCTTCTCAGCCAACATGGCTGCGTATTTTGTAGGCTGCAGCATTATAAACGCTGCCCCGAAACAGGCTGAGAATGTTGCCTGTGGCTCCTTGATCCCTTCTTCAGTACCAGCAACCTGTATAGAAATTCAAGTAGGTGATTTGAACTGAAAGATTAAATGAGTTTGGCGTGGATAGGCGAGCTTCCTACCAGAGCAGTGTAGCCACTGATGAAATGATACATTGTTTGAGCCAGGGTGAGCTTGCTCACGGGTGGAAGCACACCAAAGGCATCGCATGCCAGGAGTATGACATTCCTCGGGTGTGAGGCGACACACGGAATTTTGGCATTGGGGATATATTCGATAGGATAGGCCGCTCGAGTGTTCTCTGCAAAATAAATGGAAGTCAGTAACAGAATCCAGACACTTCCAACGATTGCCAACTGAATTGATGTATTATTACCTGTGACAGATTTGTCAGAGTAATCCACTTCTCTGGTGTGCTCATCAAATACCACATTCTCCAATACTGACAAATGAAAAGATAAGATAATTGGTTATGCAAGTGCTGCAGAGATAAGGTTTTTTATGGGTTTGAAAATGACAAAACTGAATTGGAATAATACCAGTCCCAAACTTGATAGCATTCCAAATGTCTGGCTCCTTCTCCCTTGACAGATCGATGCACTTTGCGTAGCAGCCACCTTCGATGTTGGATACACCGTTATCACTCCAGCAGTGTTCGTCATCTCCAATTAGGTAGCGGTTGTGATCAGTGGACAGGGTAGTTTTCCCAGTGCCTAAAATGTGCATGAATGTAAAGAAGCATAAATATGCATTCGGTACAGAGTGAAGCAAAGTATCTTGTTTCAACTCAAGCTCAGAGTAAGATGAGTGGGGACACATTGGGAAAGGGAAAACCCCTCATCGGAATGCTGACCCGATGAGACGTTACCTGATAAGCCAAAGAATAGAGCGACATCTCCATCTTTGCCCATATTGCAACCAGAATGTAGTGACAGAATTTGACGCTTAGGCATGAGATAGTGCATTACACTGAAAAGGCCTTTCTTCATCTCCCCGGCGTACTGGGTGCCGAGGATGACCATTTCCCTTCTAGCAAGGTTTAAATCTATGCTAGTGGAGGATGTCATGTAGTGTGTGTAACGGTTACATGGGAACTGTCCGGCATTGTATATAGTGAAGTCCGGAGTACCAAAGTTCTCCAGCTCTTCAGCTGTGGGTCGGATACACCTGCGACCGACCCAGTTATCCACTTGTACAAACAACTAATATATCATTTTACTTTGGAACCTTTCTGCTGCGGCTAAACCTTATGCAGCTCTCTCAGACCTCTCACATAGTAATATCAACGAGTATATCATGCATGATTCAAGACACAGATTGATATTTTCGAAGAAAACTTCTAAAACTTATCTGGCTGGCTTATGAGCACATATAACTGCAAACAAGAACATCATGATGAAAAAGAATTGAGTCAATTGCATTCACTTACATGTTGTGCATGAACAAGGAATGATACGCCCTGGCTGACACTATCCTAACTTTGATACGGTTCTGTGGATCCCAGTTCAGGAATTGATCATTCACAAAGACCTGAACATCAAAGACTCAACCTTGTtataattagattttttttattaaaacaaatTCTTGAATTCCATATCATAGAActgaataaaaaattattggacGCCGCttatagttgaatattttagtaatttataaTACCGAATCTAAAAGATAAGATGGTGAGCAAAAAAAGGGGCAGAAAGGGAATAAGAGAAACGGCCGAGACACCACCGCTCAAAGGATGGAAGTATGGCAATAAAGCACTAGAGAACAAAACTCTCTCCGGACTTTCTACACAAAATTTTctattaataattatagtacTATACGGTTTCTGAAGCTACAAATCAGCACTAaatgttcattttttttatcatttgtaCGAAAATTCATTTAAGCCCTCTGGTTGATGGAAGGTGCAGATCATTAACACGGTTCAACAAGCTTgtactatttaaataaattaatcaacAAATCATTGGATACCAAAGAAGTTCAGTGAATAGTATTCAGTATCTTTGCAGGGGCCTACTGAAAAGGACTTATTATCTCAGTAATTAAAGTTTGGTATGCAAGAAATCAGTGCACTGACACGCTACACAGTTTTTCTGAACTGCAACTAATAGATGATAGAAAAAGATTACCTTATCCAATGAATTCAAATAATCGACGGCTCTTTCTCTGTTCACCATAAATGTCTGCTCATCCATTTCGATGTTTGGTGATCCCCTTAAAACAGATGgacaattaattaatcaatcgTTGGATGTACAACTTTTTGTGGAAAGTGATTACTAATTTTAGAGGGAAAGGAAGAGAAAGAACACTCACTTTCCCCACCAAAGATCATGCTCAGTGGTTTCATCCCTGACAACGCGTTTGTCTTTAGGGGAACGCCCTGTCTTGGCGCCGGAGAGAGTAGCGAGGGCGCCGCTTGACGAAATGAAAGACCCTTTCTCATACTTGATTGCCTGCTCGTACAGCTCTGCATTCATTGCAAAATTATCATccaattcttttaaaaaaaaattcaaaattaaaagctGTTTGAAATATTACCAGCAGGCGATAGGTTGTAGAGGACGTGAGTGAATTTGAGAGAGCTGTCACTGACGCTGATGGTGGGGCTcacatggtggtggtggtggtggtggtggctcACAACCCGCGGCGTCGCCGACTTACTCGCCGGATCTCCCCTCACCACCTTGGGCCCTGTCTCTCTCGTCAACGATGCCAATGACGCACtgatttaaacacattaaca
Coding sequences within:
- the LOC121775474 gene encoding phosphoenolpyruvate carboxykinase (ATP) 1-like; translated protein: MAANGMNNDATGRNGLAKIHTEKRADEVCHDDSTTPMKAQTIDELHSLQMKKSAPTTPLNGIQGPFAEEERTKQQLQSISASLASLTRETGPKVVRGDPASKSATPRVVSHHHHHHHHVSPTISVSDSSLKFTHVLYNLSPAELYEQAIKYEKGSFISSSGALATLSGAKTGRSPKDKRVVRDETTEHDLWWGKGSPNIEMDEQTFMVNRERAVDYLNSLDKVFVNDQFLNWDPQNRIKVRIVSARAYHSLFMHNMCIRPTAEELENFGTPDFTIYNAGQFPCNRYTHYMTSSTSIDLNLARREMVILGTQYAGEMKKGLFSVMHYLMPKRQILSLHSGCNMGKDGDVALFFGLSGTGKTTLSTDHNRYLIGDDEHCWSDNGVSNIEGGCYAKCIDLSREKEPDIWNAIKFGTVLENVVFDEHTREVDYSDKSVTENTRAAYPIEYIPNAKIPCVASHPRNVILLACDAFGVLPPVSKLTLAQTMYHFISGYTALVAGTEEGIKEPQATFSACFGAAFIMLQPTKYAAMLAEKMQKHGATGWLVNTGWSGGRYGSGSRIKLAYTRKIIDAIHSGSLLKAEYKRTEVFGLEIPTAVEGVPSDILEPMNTWTDKKAYKETLLKLGGLFKNNFGGFVAHKIGEDDKLTDEILAAGPVF